The following proteins are co-located in the Terriglobales bacterium genome:
- the panC gene encoding pantoate--beta-alanine ligase — translation MRICRTIAAMRAACRELRRAGRRLGFVPTMGALHAGHLSLVRAARAQCGVVAVSLFVNPLQFGPKEDYGRYPRSFEQDCALLEAEGVELLFAPSVEEMYPAGAVTYVTVEGMSERLCGRSRPGHFRGVTTVVSKLFHIVEPDAAFFGQKDAAQSSILRRMVRDLDLPIAMVICPIVREADGLAMSSRNLYLTAEQRRAATVLFRALERVRELAEAGERGSLALAAAALKVLASEPEVRVDYVEVVDNDTLEPVAEVSRGALVAVAAYLGETRLIDNILLPASERN, via the coding sequence ATGAGGATCTGCCGCACTATCGCCGCGATGCGCGCCGCCTGCCGCGAACTGCGGCGTGCGGGCCGCCGCCTCGGCTTCGTCCCCACCATGGGGGCGCTGCACGCCGGGCACCTCTCGCTGGTGCGCGCGGCGCGGGCGCAGTGCGGCGTGGTCGCGGTCTCCCTCTTCGTCAACCCGCTGCAGTTCGGTCCCAAGGAGGACTACGGCCGCTATCCCCGCAGCTTCGAGCAGGACTGCGCCCTGCTGGAGGCGGAGGGCGTGGAGCTGCTCTTCGCGCCCAGCGTCGAGGAGATGTATCCCGCGGGGGCGGTGACCTACGTGACGGTGGAGGGGATGAGCGAGCGGCTGTGCGGGCGCTCGCGGCCCGGGCACTTCCGCGGCGTGACCACGGTGGTGAGCAAGCTCTTCCACATCGTGGAGCCGGACGCCGCCTTTTTCGGGCAGAAGGACGCGGCCCAGTCCAGCATCCTGCGGCGCATGGTGCGCGACCTGGACCTGCCCATCGCGATGGTGATCTGCCCCATCGTGCGCGAGGCGGACGGGCTAGCCATGAGTTCGCGCAACCTCTACCTGACGGCGGAGCAGCGGCGCGCCGCTACCGTGCTCTTCCGCGCGCTGGAGCGGGTGCGGGAGCTGGCCGAGGCGGGCGAGCGCGGCTCCCTGGCCCTGGCGGCGGCCGCACTGAAGGTGCTGGCCTCGGAGCCCGAGGTGCGCGTGGACTACGTGGAGGTCGTGGACAACGACACCCTGGAGCCGGTGGCCGAGGTCTCGCGCGGCGCGCTGGTGGCGGTGGCGGCGTACCTAGGCGAGACGAGGCTGATCGACAACATTCTGCTGCCGGCGAGCGAGAGAAATTGA
- a CDS encoding PilZ domain-containing protein — protein MNDTTSGRSVQPGKPDARHFPRYRVDVRVLVKARREQGVAELRGRSTDISEGGMGVTLGGELDAGEVVEMEFTLPLTRQPLHLRAAVRRRNGLNYGLEFLTLSPVQRDAIKRLCDPLIAID, from the coding sequence ATGAACGACACCACCAGCGGCCGGTCGGTGCAGCCGGGCAAGCCGGACGCGCGCCACTTTCCTCGCTATCGCGTCGACGTGCGCGTGCTGGTGAAGGCCCGCCGCGAGCAGGGCGTCGCCGAACTGCGCGGCCGCAGCACCGACATCAGCGAAGGAGGCATGGGCGTCACTCTGGGCGGCGAGCTGGACGCCGGCGAGGTGGTGGAGATGGAGTTCACCCTGCCTCTGACCCGCCAGCCGCTGCACCTGCGCGCCGCCGTCCGCCGCCGCAACGGCCTCAACTACGGCCTCGAGTTCCTCACCCTCAGCCCCGTTCAGCGCGACGCCATCAAGCGCCTCTGCGACCCCCTGATCGCGATCGATTGA